In the Streptomyces sp. f51 genome, one interval contains:
- a CDS encoding GNAT family N-acetyltransferase — protein sequence MQTSSDRHEYPAHWEADVVLRDGGTARIRPITVDDAERLVSFYEQVSEESKYYRFFAPYPRLSAKDVHRFTHHDFVDRVGLAATVGGEFIATVRYDRINADGMPASAPADEAEVAFLVQDAHQGRGVASALLEHIAAVARERDIRRFAAEVLPANNKMIKVFTDAGYTQKRSFEDGVVRLEFDLEPTDRSVAVQRAREQRAEARSVQRLLAPGSVAVIGAGRTPGGVGRSVLDNLRSAGFTGRLYAVNTALQDKELDGVPAHRSIRDIDEPVDLAVVAVPAEQVPEVVTECGEHGVQGLVVVSAGYAESGPEGRERQRELVRHARTYGMRIIGPNAFGVINTAPDVRLNASLAPQMPRPGRIGLFAQSGAIGIALLSRLHRRGGGVTGVTGVSTFVSSGNRADVSGNDVLQYWYDDPDTDVALMYLESIGNPRKFTRLARRTAAAKPLVVVQGARHGGTAPQGHAVRATRLPHATVSALLRQAGVIRVDTITELVDAGLLLARQPLPRGPRVAILGNSESLGLLTYDACLAEGLRPLPPRDLTTAASAEDFHRALSAALADDGCDAVVVTAIPAVGETSAADAALAEALRSSALAAPAKPVLVVHVELGGLAEALSAAASTAPPASGTAPGAAPGARFHPSDRSPAAERAEPAPDTRLIPAYPAAERAVRALAEAVKYAQWRLDAGEPGKVPEYEDIDEKGAARLIDDLLARGEGLTLGGERTAELLGRYGIDVHRSLPAPTPDDAVEAARTIGYPVALKTTAPHLRHRADLGGVRLDVADEEQLRRAYAELTELFGPPTVLRPVVQGMAPRGVDTVVRAVIDPAAGAVLSFGLAGAASELLGDTAHRLVPVTDREAASLVRSIRTAPLLFGWRGSAPVDTAALEELMLRVSRLVDDHPEVVAVSLEPVVVAPTGVSVLGATVRLARAPLRDDLGPRTLPVV from the coding sequence ATGCAGACCTCGTCGGACCGGCACGAGTACCCAGCCCACTGGGAGGCCGACGTGGTGCTGCGCGACGGCGGCACCGCGCGGATCAGGCCCATCACCGTCGACGACGCCGAACGCCTGGTCAGCTTCTACGAGCAGGTCTCCGAGGAGTCGAAGTACTACCGCTTCTTCGCGCCCTACCCGCGGCTGTCCGCCAAGGACGTCCACCGCTTCACCCACCACGACTTCGTGGACCGGGTGGGCCTCGCCGCCACGGTCGGCGGAGAGTTCATCGCCACCGTGCGCTACGACCGGATCAACGCGGACGGCATGCCCGCCTCGGCGCCCGCCGACGAGGCCGAGGTCGCCTTCCTCGTCCAGGACGCCCACCAGGGCCGGGGCGTCGCCTCCGCGCTGCTCGAACACATCGCCGCGGTCGCCCGCGAGCGTGACATCCGCCGCTTCGCCGCCGAGGTGCTGCCCGCCAACAACAAGATGATCAAGGTGTTCACGGACGCCGGATACACCCAGAAGCGCAGCTTCGAGGACGGCGTCGTCCGCCTGGAGTTCGACCTCGAACCCACCGACCGGTCCGTGGCCGTGCAGCGCGCGCGGGAACAGCGCGCCGAGGCCCGCTCCGTCCAGCGGCTGCTGGCCCCCGGCTCGGTGGCCGTCATCGGCGCCGGGCGCACACCCGGCGGCGTCGGCCGCAGCGTCCTGGACAACCTCCGGTCGGCCGGGTTCACCGGACGCCTGTACGCCGTCAACACGGCACTCCAGGACAAGGAACTCGACGGCGTCCCGGCCCACCGCTCCATCAGGGACATCGACGAGCCCGTGGACCTCGCCGTCGTCGCCGTGCCCGCCGAGCAGGTCCCCGAGGTCGTCACGGAATGCGGCGAACACGGCGTGCAGGGACTGGTGGTGGTCTCCGCCGGCTACGCGGAGAGCGGCCCCGAGGGACGCGAGCGCCAGCGTGAACTCGTACGGCACGCGCGCACGTACGGCATGCGCATCATCGGACCCAACGCCTTCGGTGTGATCAACACCGCGCCCGACGTCCGGCTGAACGCCTCGCTCGCCCCCCAGATGCCCCGCCCCGGACGCATCGGCCTGTTCGCGCAGTCCGGCGCCATCGGCATCGCCCTGCTCTCCCGGCTGCACCGGCGCGGCGGCGGCGTCACCGGCGTCACCGGCGTGTCGACCTTCGTCTCCTCGGGGAACCGGGCGGACGTCTCCGGCAACGACGTACTCCAGTACTGGTACGACGACCCGGACACCGACGTCGCCCTGATGTACCTCGAATCCATCGGCAACCCGCGCAAGTTCACCCGCCTCGCGCGGCGGACCGCGGCGGCGAAGCCGCTGGTCGTGGTCCAGGGAGCGCGGCACGGCGGGACCGCACCCCAGGGGCACGCCGTACGGGCCACCCGGCTGCCTCACGCCACCGTGTCCGCGCTGCTGCGCCAGGCCGGAGTGATCCGCGTGGACACGATCACCGAACTCGTCGACGCGGGCCTGCTGCTGGCCCGCCAGCCGCTTCCCAGGGGACCGCGCGTGGCGATCCTCGGGAACTCCGAGTCGCTGGGTCTTCTCACGTACGACGCGTGCCTCGCCGAAGGCCTCAGGCCGCTGCCGCCGCGGGACCTGACCACGGCCGCCTCGGCGGAGGACTTCCACCGGGCCCTGTCGGCGGCACTCGCCGACGACGGCTGCGACGCCGTCGTCGTGACGGCCATCCCGGCTGTGGGGGAGACCTCGGCCGCCGACGCGGCACTCGCCGAGGCGCTGCGGTCCTCCGCCCTCGCGGCCCCGGCGAAACCCGTCCTCGTCGTCCACGTCGAACTGGGCGGACTCGCCGAAGCCCTCTCCGCGGCGGCGAGCACCGCCCCGCCCGCCTCCGGAACGGCGCCGGGCGCGGCCCCCGGCGCCCGGTTCCACCCCTCGGACCGGTCGCCCGCGGCGGAGCGCGCCGAACCCGCGCCCGACACCCGGCTCATCCCCGCCTACCCCGCCGCCGAACGCGCCGTCCGCGCCCTCGCCGAAGCCGTCAAGTACGCCCAGTGGCGGCTGGACGCGGGCGAGCCCGGCAAGGTCCCCGAGTACGAGGACATCGACGAGAAGGGGGCGGCCCGGCTGATCGACGACCTCCTCGCGCGCGGGGAGGGCCTGACCCTGGGAGGCGAACGGACGGCGGAACTGCTCGGGCGCTACGGCATCGACGTGCACCGGTCCCTGCCCGCCCCCACGCCGGACGACGCCGTGGAAGCCGCGCGGACCATCGGATACCCCGTCGCACTGAAGACCACCGCCCCGCACCTGCGGCACCGCGCCGACCTCGGTGGCGTACGCCTGGACGTGGCGGACGAGGAACAGCTGCGCCGGGCGTACGCGGAACTGACCGAGCTGTTCGGACCGCCGACCGTGCTGCGCCCGGTCGTGCAGGGGATGGCACCGCGCGGTGTCGACACGGTCGTCCGCGCGGTGATCGACCCGGCCGCCGGTGCGGTGCTCTCCTTCGGGCTCGCCGGAGCCGCCTCCGAACTGCTCGGGGACACCGCGCACCGCCTGGTCCCGGTCACCGACCGGGAGGCGGCCTCCCTGGTCAGGTCGATCAGGACGGCGCCCCTCCTGTTCGGCTGGCGGGGCTCCGCTCCGGTCGACACGGCGGCCCTCGAAGAACTGATGCTGCGCGTCTCCCGCCTGGTCGACGACCACCCGGAGGTCGTCGCGGTCTCGCTGGAGCCGGTCGTGGTCGCCCCGACCGGCGTGAGCGTGCTGGGCGCCACCGTACGGCTGGCCCGCGCTCCCCTCCGGGACGACCTCGGCCCCCGGACCCTGCCCGTCGTCTGA
- a CDS encoding DUF5998 family protein, whose translation MAKTSTTTQGLRAAIERSGYYPALVAEAVEAAIGGETIRSYLVHQETTFDANEVRRHVTVLVLTGNRFIVSHTDEQNADTTSPTPYATTSTESVKLGRISSVVVSRVVANPESYTPGTLPREVVLTIGWGAVSRIDLEPAACGDPNCDADHGYTGNSTADDLSLRVSEAGDGPETVRQALAFAQSLSEATADVAR comes from the coding sequence ATGGCCAAGACCAGTACGACGACCCAGGGGCTGCGAGCGGCGATCGAGCGCAGCGGCTACTACCCGGCCCTCGTGGCCGAGGCGGTGGAGGCCGCGATCGGCGGCGAGACCATCCGGTCGTACCTGGTCCACCAGGAGACGACGTTCGACGCGAACGAGGTCCGCCGGCACGTCACCGTGCTGGTCCTCACCGGCAACCGTTTCATCGTGAGCCACACCGACGAGCAGAACGCGGACACCACCTCCCCGACGCCCTACGCCACGACCTCGACGGAGTCGGTCAAGCTCGGCCGGATCTCCTCGGTCGTCGTCAGCCGCGTCGTCGCGAACCCCGAGTCGTACACGCCCGGCACGCTGCCCCGCGAAGTGGTCCTGACCATCGGCTGGGGCGCCGTCTCGCGCATCGACCTGGAGCCGGCCGCCTGCGGCGACCCCAACTGCGACGCCGACCACGGCTACACCGGCAACTCGACGGCCGACGACCTGAGCCTGCGGGTCAGCGAGGCCGGGGACGGCCCGGAGACGGTCCGCCAGGCCCTCGCCTTCGCGCAGTCCCTCTCCGAAGCGACCGCGGACGTCGCCCGCTGA
- a CDS encoding nucleotide pyrophosphatase/phosphodiesterase family protein — MALPTWDHPEPLAIGSAPVPEYGAGSLADLLPTLAAGMSVPGATAVIPELTAADRNCVFLIDGLGWEQLRAHPHEAPFMTSLLESSRGGTGRPITAGYPATTATSLASVGTGLPPGAHGLPGYTARNPATGELMNQLRWNPWTDPRAWQPHPTIFQLADAAGVHTAQVSSPTFQNTPLTKIALSGGTFHGRLSGEERMDLAAEQLAAGDRSLVYTYYAEVDGKGHRFGVDSDPWRGQLMYVDRLVQRLAEQLPPRTALYVTADHGMIDIPFDEQHRIDFDEDWELRAGVALLGGEGRARHVYAVPGAQADVLTCWREVLGEQFWVASRDEAIDAGWFGPRVDERVYLRLGDVIAAARDDVLITASEREPKESLMVGNHGSMTPAEQLVPLLQVRS; from the coding sequence ATGGCCCTGCCCACCTGGGACCACCCGGAACCGCTCGCCATCGGCTCCGCGCCCGTCCCCGAGTACGGCGCCGGTTCGCTGGCCGATCTGCTGCCCACCCTCGCCGCCGGCATGTCCGTGCCCGGCGCGACCGCCGTCATACCCGAACTGACCGCGGCCGACCGGAACTGCGTGTTCCTGATCGACGGTCTCGGCTGGGAGCAGCTCAGGGCCCACCCGCACGAGGCACCCTTCATGACCTCGCTCCTGGAGTCCTCGCGCGGCGGCACCGGACGTCCGATCACCGCCGGCTACCCGGCCACCACCGCGACCTCCCTCGCCTCGGTGGGCACCGGTCTGCCCCCGGGCGCCCACGGCCTGCCCGGCTACACGGCGCGCAACCCCGCCACCGGCGAGCTGATGAACCAGCTCCGCTGGAACCCGTGGACCGATCCGCGAGCCTGGCAGCCCCACCCCACGATCTTCCAGCTGGCCGACGCGGCCGGTGTCCACACCGCCCAGGTCTCCTCGCCGACCTTCCAGAACACCCCGCTGACGAAGATCGCGCTGAGCGGCGGGACCTTCCACGGCAGGCTGTCGGGCGAGGAGCGCATGGACCTCGCCGCCGAGCAACTGGCCGCCGGCGACCGCTCCTTGGTCTACACGTACTACGCGGAGGTGGACGGCAAGGGCCACCGCTTCGGCGTCGACTCCGACCCCTGGCGCGGCCAGCTCATGTACGTCGACCGGCTGGTGCAGCGTCTCGCGGAGCAGCTCCCGCCGCGCACGGCGCTGTACGTCACCGCCGACCACGGCATGATCGACATCCCGTTCGACGAGCAGCACCGCATCGACTTCGACGAGGACTGGGAGCTGCGCGCCGGGGTCGCCCTGCTGGGCGGCGAAGGCCGTGCCCGCCACGTGTACGCGGTCCCGGGCGCCCAGGCGGACGTGCTGACCTGCTGGCGCGAGGTCCTCGGCGAGCAGTTCTGGGTCGCCTCCCGCGACGAGGCGATCGACGCCGGCTGGTTCGGCCCGCGGGTCGACGAGCGGGTGTACCTCCGGCTGGGTGACGTCATCGCCGCCGCCCGGGACGATGTTCTGATCACCGCGTCCGAGCGGGAGCCGAAGGAGTCGCTGATGGTCGGCAACCACGGCTCCATGACCCCGGCCGAGCAGCTGGTGCCCCTCCTCCAAGTACGCTCCTGA
- a CDS encoding thymidine kinase, which yields MPELVFFSGTMDCGKSTLALQIEHNRSARGLQGMIFTRDDRAGEGKLSSRLGLVTDAVEVADDQDLYAYLVDHLSKGGRADYVIADEAQFLAPAQIDQLARVVDDLDVDVFAFGITTDFRSKLFPGSQRLVELADRVEVLQVEALCWCGARATHNARTVGGEMVVEGAQVVVGDVDQHESIGYEVLCRRHHRRRMTAATARASALSPDVLPIAPV from the coding sequence ATGCCCGAGCTGGTGTTCTTCTCCGGAACGATGGACTGCGGGAAGTCCACGCTGGCTCTCCAGATCGAGCACAACCGCTCGGCGCGGGGTCTGCAAGGCATGATCTTCACCCGGGACGACCGGGCCGGCGAGGGCAAGCTCTCCTCGCGCCTGGGCCTCGTCACGGACGCGGTCGAGGTCGCGGACGACCAGGACCTGTACGCCTATCTGGTCGACCACCTCTCCAAGGGCGGCCGCGCGGACTACGTGATCGCGGACGAGGCCCAGTTCCTGGCCCCCGCGCAGATCGACCAACTGGCGCGCGTGGTGGACGACCTGGACGTCGACGTCTTCGCCTTCGGGATCACCACCGACTTCCGGTCCAAGCTCTTCCCCGGCTCCCAGCGCCTCGTGGAGCTGGCCGACCGGGTCGAGGTCCTCCAGGTCGAGGCCCTGTGCTGGTGCGGCGCCCGCGCCACCCACAACGCCCGCACCGTGGGCGGCGAGATGGTCGTCGAGGGTGCCCAGGTCGTCGTCGGGGACGTCGACCAGCACGAGTCCATCGGCTACGAGGTCCTGTGCCGCCGGCACCACAGGCGCCGTATGACAGCTGCCACGGCCCGCGCGAGCGCTCTGTCCCCTGACGTCCTGCCGATCGCCCCGGTCTGA
- a CDS encoding VOC family protein, whose product MTEAREPAESAGPNGTTHARYTPGTPCWVSLMAHETAAIQDFYGALFGWEFQPGPPRLGPYARALLDGQEVAGVGQLPPDRHLPIAWTPYFASADVDQSAETVRHSGGTVGVGPLDAAEAGRLALASDPTGAVFGIWQGLGHLGAEITGVPGTPVWNELVTRDTESVVKFYQGVFGYEPELAGPADFDYVTLHIDGRPVAGVHGVGNALPRDRGPHWLTYFEAAELDDTVRLVGELGGHLVRAAHDSPHGRVATVADPEGAVFSLIHAVT is encoded by the coding sequence ATGACCGAGGCACGGGAACCGGCCGAATCGGCCGGCCCGAACGGCACCACGCACGCTCGGTACACGCCCGGGACACCCTGCTGGGTGAGCCTGATGGCGCACGAGACGGCCGCGATCCAGGACTTCTACGGAGCACTGTTCGGCTGGGAGTTCCAGCCGGGCCCACCGCGGCTCGGCCCGTACGCACGGGCCCTGCTGGACGGCCAGGAGGTGGCCGGCGTCGGCCAGTTGCCGCCCGACCGGCATCTGCCGATCGCCTGGACGCCCTATTTCGCCTCGGCGGACGTGGACCAGAGCGCCGAGACCGTACGTCACAGCGGCGGAACCGTGGGCGTGGGCCCGCTGGACGCGGCCGAGGCCGGCCGGCTGGCGCTCGCCTCGGACCCGACGGGCGCCGTCTTCGGCATCTGGCAGGGGTTGGGCCACCTCGGCGCGGAGATCACCGGGGTACCGGGCACCCCGGTGTGGAACGAGCTGGTGACGCGTGACACCGAGAGCGTCGTCAAGTTCTACCAAGGCGTCTTCGGCTACGAACCGGAGCTGGCCGGCCCGGCCGACTTCGACTACGTGACCCTGCACATCGACGGCCGGCCGGTGGCCGGGGTCCACGGTGTCGGGAACGCCCTGCCGCGCGACCGGGGCCCGCACTGGCTGACGTACTTCGAGGCCGCCGAACTGGACGACACCGTCCGCCTGGTCGGGGAACTCGGCGGACATCTCGTCCGGGCGGCCCACGACTCCCCGCACGGCCGCGTGGCGACGGTGGCGGATCCGGAGGGCGCGGTCTTCTCCCTGATCCACGCGGTCACCTGA
- a CDS encoding sulfurtransferase yields the protein MNAIITAPELASDLAGPNPPVLLDVRWQLGGPNLRSEYEKAHIPGAVFVDLDSELAGPAGAEGRHPLPDPEVFGAAMRAAGVSENRDVVVYDGGQGWAAARAWWLLGYSGHPSVRVLDGGFAAWSGPVSSELPSPAPGAFVPKAGARPLLDADGAAALARTGLLLDARAGERYRGEVEPIDPVGGHIPGAVSAPTAGNVTEDGRFLPAAELADRFKSFGVTPASEVGVYCGSGVSGAHEVLALAVAGVPAALYVGSWSEWSQAGDRPVAVGPDPQ from the coding sequence ATGAACGCCATCATCACGGCACCCGAACTGGCCAGTGACCTGGCGGGGCCGAACCCGCCGGTCCTGCTCGACGTCCGCTGGCAGTTGGGCGGTCCCAACCTGCGCTCCGAGTACGAGAAGGCGCACATCCCCGGTGCCGTCTTCGTCGATCTGGATTCCGAACTCGCTGGTCCGGCCGGTGCGGAGGGCCGGCACCCGCTCCCCGATCCCGAGGTCTTCGGCGCGGCGATGCGAGCCGCGGGAGTGTCCGAGAACCGCGACGTCGTCGTGTACGACGGCGGGCAGGGCTGGGCCGCCGCGCGCGCCTGGTGGCTGCTGGGCTATTCGGGTCATCCGTCGGTACGCGTGCTTGACGGAGGGTTCGCCGCGTGGAGCGGACCGGTGTCCTCGGAGCTGCCCTCGCCGGCGCCCGGAGCGTTCGTGCCGAAGGCCGGCGCCCGTCCGCTGCTGGACGCGGACGGCGCGGCCGCGCTCGCCCGCACCGGGCTGCTCCTGGACGCCCGCGCGGGGGAGCGGTACCGGGGCGAGGTCGAGCCCATCGATCCGGTCGGCGGCCACATCCCGGGTGCCGTGTCGGCGCCGACCGCCGGGAACGTCACGGAGGACGGGCGGTTCCTGCCGGCGGCCGAACTCGCCGACCGCTTCAAGTCCTTCGGCGTGACACCGGCGTCCGAGGTGGGCGTCTACTGCGGCTCCGGGGTCTCGGGCGCGCATGAGGTGCTGGCCCTCGCCGTGGCGGGCGTTCCCGCCGCGCTGTACGTGGGTTCGTGGTCGGAGTGGTCCCAGGCCGGAGACCGCCCCGTCGCGGTGGGTCCCGATCCGCAGTGA
- the sepH gene encoding septation protein SepH has translation MPELRVVAVSNDGTRLVLKAADSTEYTLPIDERLRAAVRGDRPRLGQIEIEVESHLRPRDIQARIRAGASAEEVAQLAGIPVDRVRRFEGPVLAERAFMAERARKTPVRRPGENAGPQLGEAVQERLLIRGAEKDTVQWDSWRRDDGTWEVLLVYRVAGEPHAASWTYDPPRRLVQAVDEEARSLIGESDDLAAPEPSFPFVPRIARLPRDRPLDRALDRQTERPSLPPASPETAEEAEDRDSLTSLLEAVPSFRGDMVVPERPAPAERPAAEEPVTEPEEEEPPAPAASAGAGSAYADVLMPRSVGSHRDRLVGATDRQAEADGVRPGRRAAVPSWDEIVFGTRRKKQE, from the coding sequence ATGCCCGAACTGCGTGTCGTGGCCGTCTCTAACGACGGCACACGGCTGGTGCTGAAGGCTGCGGACAGCACGGAATACACGCTTCCGATTGACGAGCGGCTGCGCGCCGCCGTCCGCGGCGACCGTCCCCGCCTCGGCCAGATCGAGATCGAGGTGGAGAGCCATCTCCGCCCCCGTGACATCCAGGCGCGTATACGCGCCGGTGCCTCCGCGGAGGAAGTCGCCCAGCTCGCCGGCATCCCCGTCGATCGCGTGCGCCGCTTCGAGGGGCCCGTGCTGGCCGAGCGCGCCTTCATGGCCGAGCGCGCCAGGAAGACTCCCGTCCGCCGTCCCGGCGAGAACGCTGGCCCCCAGCTCGGTGAGGCCGTCCAGGAGCGACTGCTGATCCGGGGTGCCGAGAAGGACACCGTCCAGTGGGACTCCTGGCGCCGCGACGACGGCACCTGGGAGGTTCTGCTCGTCTACCGCGTCGCGGGTGAACCGCATGCCGCGAGCTGGACCTACGACCCGCCCCGGCGGCTCGTCCAGGCCGTCGACGAGGAGGCGCGCTCGCTGATCGGCGAGTCCGACGACCTCGCGGCGCCCGAGCCGAGCTTCCCGTTCGTGCCCCGGATCGCCAGGCTGCCCCGCGACCGTCCGCTGGACCGTGCCCTGGACCGCCAGACGGAGCGGCCGAGTCTGCCCCCGGCCTCCCCGGAGACGGCCGAAGAGGCCGAGGACCGGGACTCGCTGACCAGTCTTCTGGAAGCGGTGCCCAGCTTCCGGGGCGACATGGTGGTGCCCGAGCGGCCCGCCCCCGCCGAACGGCCCGCCGCCGAGGAGCCCGTCACCGAGCCCGAGGAGGAGGAGCCCCCGGCTCCCGCCGCCTCGGCGGGTGCCGGTTCCGCGTACGCGGACGTCCTCATGCCCCGTTCGGTGGGCAGCCATCGCGACCGGCTCGTCGGCGCGACGGACCGCCAGGCCGAGGCCGACGGCGTCCGCCCGGGCCGCAGAGCGGCGGTCCCGAGCTGGGACGAGATCGTCTTCGGCACGCGCCGCAAGAAGCAGGAATAG
- a CDS encoding D-arabinono-1,4-lactone oxidase, which produces MSTTVSEKNGTWRNWAGNVTALPVREVTPASVDELSAAVRRAAEDGLTVKAVGTGHSFTAAAATDGVLIRPQLLTGIRKIDRTAMTVTVEAGTPLKRLNMALAREGLSLTNMGDIMEQTVSGATSTGTHGTGRDSASIAAQIRGLELVTADGSLLTCSATENPEIFAAARIGIGALGIITAITFAVEPVFLLTAREEPMTFDKVTADFEELFAGNEHFEFYWFPHTGNCNTKRNNRSAGPENPVGPVRGWIEDEFLSNGAFQVANLIGRAVPAAIPSIAGFSSRALSARTYTDIPYKVFTSPRRVRFVEMEYAVPREALVETLRELKAMVDASSLRVSFPVEVRTAPADDITLSTASGRESAYIAVHMFRGTPYQAYFTAAERIFTAHEGRPHWGKVHTRDAEYFAKTYPRFGEFTALRDRLDPDRRFANDYLRRVLGS; this is translated from the coding sequence ATGAGCACCACAGTGAGCGAGAAGAACGGCACGTGGCGTAACTGGGCGGGCAACGTCACCGCTCTTCCCGTACGGGAAGTCACCCCTGCCTCGGTGGACGAGCTGTCCGCCGCCGTACGCAGGGCCGCCGAGGACGGTCTGACGGTGAAGGCCGTCGGCACCGGGCACTCCTTCACGGCCGCCGCAGCGACCGACGGCGTATTGATCCGGCCTCAACTGTTGACCGGCATCCGGAAGATCGACCGTACGGCCATGACGGTCACGGTCGAGGCGGGCACCCCGCTCAAGAGGCTCAACATGGCCCTCGCGCGCGAGGGTCTGTCGCTCACCAACATGGGCGACATCATGGAGCAGACGGTCTCGGGAGCGACCAGCACGGGGACGCACGGCACCGGCCGCGACTCCGCCTCCATCGCCGCCCAGATCAGGGGCCTGGAACTGGTGACGGCGGACGGCTCGCTGCTGACCTGCTCCGCGACCGAGAACCCGGAGATCTTCGCGGCGGCCCGCATAGGCATCGGCGCCCTGGGGATCATCACCGCGATCACCTTCGCCGTGGAGCCCGTCTTCCTGCTCACGGCCCGCGAGGAGCCGATGACCTTCGACAAGGTCACCGCCGACTTCGAGGAACTGTTCGCCGGGAACGAGCACTTCGAGTTCTACTGGTTCCCGCACACCGGCAACTGCAACACCAAGCGCAACAACCGCAGCGCGGGCCCCGAGAACCCGGTCGGTCCCGTCCGCGGCTGGATCGAGGACGAGTTCCTCTCCAACGGCGCCTTCCAGGTGGCCAACCTGATCGGCCGGGCCGTCCCGGCGGCCATCCCCTCGATCGCCGGATTCTCCAGCCGCGCGCTGTCCGCGCGGACCTACACCGACATCCCGTACAAGGTCTTCACCTCGCCGCGCCGCGTGCGGTTCGTGGAGATGGAGTACGCCGTGCCGCGCGAGGCCCTGGTCGAGACGCTGCGCGAGCTGAAGGCGATGGTCGACGCCTCCTCCCTGCGGGTGAGCTTCCCCGTGGAGGTGCGGACCGCGCCCGCCGACGACATCACCCTGTCCACGGCGTCCGGACGGGAGAGCGCGTACATCGCGGTCCACATGTTCAGGGGCACCCCCTACCAGGCGTACTTCACCGCCGCCGAGCGGATCTTCACCGCGCACGAGGGACGGCCGCACTGGGGCAAGGTGCACACGCGCGACGCGGAGTACTTCGCCAAGACCTACCCGCGCTTCGGCGAGTTCACGGCGCTGCGGGACCGGCTCGATCCGGACCGGCGCTTTGCGAACGACTACTTGCGGAGGGTTCTGGGGTCGTAG
- a CDS encoding MFS transporter, producing the protein MPSPYRALFAAPGSKSFSAAGLLGRMPLSMMGIGVVTMISQLTGRYGLAGALSATIALAAAAMGPQVSRLVDLHGQRRVLRPVTLFALAAAVGLLAAAHFGWPDWVLFVCAAGIGSVPSIGAMIRSRWAALYGGTPQLHTAYSLESVVDEICFIFGPIISIGLCTVWFPEAGPLLAAGFLAAGVFWLTSQRATEPRPHPRGQHNDGSALRSAGLQVLVATFVAVGTIFGAVDVVTVAFADEQGHKGAASIVLALYAAGSCLAGAVFGLLHFKGAAEGRWLLGICAMAVSMIPLLLVGNLPFLAVALFLAGLSIAPTMITTMSLIEQHVPRAKLTEGMTWVSTGLAVGVALGSSVAGWVIDSAGAEAGYGVPAASGAVAVAVGFLGYRRLSRPVLQRGGSHEHHSEREERHVA; encoded by the coding sequence GTGCCCAGCCCGTACCGCGCCCTGTTCGCCGCCCCAGGCTCCAAGAGCTTCTCCGCCGCGGGCCTGCTCGGCCGGATGCCGTTGTCCATGATGGGCATCGGCGTCGTCACGATGATCTCCCAGCTGACCGGGCGCTACGGCCTCGCGGGCGCGCTGTCGGCGACGATCGCGCTGGCGGCCGCGGCGATGGGCCCACAGGTCTCGCGTCTGGTCGATCTGCACGGCCAGCGCAGGGTCCTGCGTCCGGTGACACTGTTCGCGCTCGCGGCGGCCGTGGGCCTCCTGGCCGCCGCGCACTTCGGGTGGCCCGACTGGGTCCTGTTCGTGTGCGCGGCGGGCATCGGCAGCGTCCCGAGCATCGGCGCGATGATCCGATCCCGCTGGGCGGCCCTCTACGGAGGCACCCCCCAGCTGCACACCGCGTACTCCCTGGAGTCCGTGGTGGACGAGATCTGCTTCATCTTCGGGCCGATCATCTCCATCGGCCTGTGCACGGTGTGGTTCCCGGAGGCCGGACCGCTGCTCGCCGCCGGCTTCCTCGCGGCGGGCGTCTTCTGGCTGACCTCCCAGCGCGCCACCGAACCGCGGCCGCATCCTCGCGGACAGCACAACGACGGCTCGGCGCTCCGCTCGGCCGGGCTCCAGGTCCTCGTGGCCACGTTCGTGGCGGTCGGGACGATCTTCGGAGCCGTCGACGTGGTCACCGTCGCCTTCGCCGACGAACAGGGCCACAAGGGCGCCGCGAGCATCGTCCTGGCCCTCTACGCGGCGGGCTCCTGCCTCGCGGGTGCCGTCTTCGGACTGCTGCACTTCAAGGGGGCCGCGGAAGGCAGGTGGCTGCTGGGCATATGCGCGATGGCCGTGAGTATGATCCCCCTCCTACTGGTCGGAAACTTGCCGTTCCTGGCCGTGGCGCTGTTCCTTGCGGGCCTGTCCATCGCTCCCACGATGATCACGACGATGTCCCTCATCGAACAGCACGTACCTCGCGCGAAACTGACCGAGGGCATGACCTGGGTGAGCACAGGACTCGCCGTCGGGGTCGCGCTCGGTTCCTCCGTGGCCGGCTGGGTGATCGACTCCGCCGGCGCGGAAGCCGGGTACGGGGTTCCGGCCGCGTCCGGAGCCGTCGCGGTCGCGGTCGGTTTCCTGGGGTACCGCCGGCTCAGCAGGCCGGTTCTTCAGCGGGGAGGGTCGCATGAGCACCACAGTGAGCGAGAAGAACGGCACGTGGCGTAA